The genomic interval ACCAGAACCTTCGCACATAGGGCAGTGTTCCAGAAACGTAGAGACGAGGCTGTTGCCCGTTCTTTTTCTCGTCATTTCTACGAGACCGAGTTCGGTTATTTTATTTATGGTAGTTTTAACCCTGTCTTTCTTAAGGCATTCTTCAAGCGTTCTGTAAACTTTTTCTTTATCCGACTCTTTATTCATATCTATAAAATCTATAACTATAATTCCGCCGATATTTCTCAGCCTCAGCTGGAACGCAATTTCCTTTGCGGATTCCAAGTTGGTTTTTAAAATAGTATCGTCGAAATTTCTTTTGCCTACGAATTTTCCTGTATTTACGTCGATAGCCGTAAGGGCTTCCGCATGGTCTATTATTATATAACCGCCTGATTTAAGCCATACTTTTTTATTTAAAGATTTAGCTATTTCCTTTTCTATGCCGTATGAATCGAAGAGCGATACGCCGCTTTTATTTTTATAAAGCTGGAGTATATCTAAATATTCAGGCGATTGAATGGAAAGAAAATCGATAATATTTTGGTATTCGTCTTTATCGTCTATAATTATTTTATCGAATTTTTTATTCAGGAAATCTCTCAGTACCCTTAAAGAAAGGCTTATATCTTTAAATATAAGTTTAGGCGCTTTTGCTTCGGTCTGTTTTTTATATATATCGCTCCACAGATTCGTAAGAAACTTAATATCTCTTTCTATGTCTATTTCGGAAGCGTTTTCGGCGGCGGTTCTTATAATAAAGCCCGTTCCCTCTTTTCTGTATTTTTTAACTAAGCTTTTCAGCCTTTTTTTCTCTTCGTCGCTTTTTATTTTTCTTGAAATTCCGATAGACGAAGACGTCGGCATATATACCAGAAACCTTCCGGGCAGGGAGATATGGCTCGTTACTCTTGCACCTTTAGTTTTTACGGGTTCTTTTGCTATCTGAACAAGTATCTCCTGATTTTTTTTAATCAGCTGGTCTATGGTAAGGTGATTTTTTTTGCCTTTTTTAGCTTTACGGTTCTTTTTTTCCATTTCCGTAACGCCGCTATCGGCTTCTTCGCTTAAGCCGCTTTCGGATTCAAAAAAATCGTAATCGGCGGTTTCTATTTCGTAAAAATCTCCGGCATAAAGAAACGCTGATTTTTCCCACCCTATATCTATAAAAGATGCCTGAATTCCCGGAAGCACCTGAGTGACCTTTCCTTTATAAATATTTCCGTGCTTGGGAGTCGATTCGTCGCGTTCTATAAATATTTCCGTAAGTATTCCGTCTTCCATTAAAGCTATTCTCGTTTCAAAATCGTCTTTACTTACGACAAGTTCCGTTGTCAAATTTATCTCCGTATATATCTGATTTTATTAATTTATTAATTTTTATTCATCCGTCGATATTATTTTATCATATTTACGGTTAAGTTTTTATAAATTTATGCAGATATATAATATATATTTTTATAATATATTTTTTTATTTGGATTTTTTTTAATAATATATGATATGATATAATAAAAGCATTAAATTTTTTTTATGTTTAAAAAAAGAGGATATATATTATGGACGAAAATGTGGTGTTATGCGCGGTATGCAGCTGGAGAAGCGTCTGCAAAAAGAAATACGGCATATCGGGTATCGAAATTTTTAACTGTCCGGATTTTTCGAGGGATGTATCATTTACCATTTCCGGCATAGAAGAATTTATGAATTTTATTAATAATTTTAAAAACGACAGGTTGAATTAATTTGAAAAAAGATAAAATTACCGCGGTAATAGTTTTTTTAACCGTTATATTTATCGTTTTCGTTTTCGGGCTTTATATAGGGAAAAAGTTTTCTTCTAAAAGCCCTAAAGAGGGAATAATAAAAGAATCGGCTTTAAAAAAGGGAAGCGGAGCTTTTTTTCCGGGAAGCGGTAAAACGCAAAGCGGCGGCGTTGCGGCAGGATCCGTCAAAAATATAAAGTTTGCACCTATTTCCAAACTTTCCTCATTAAAAAAAGGAAAAACAGGAAAAAAAATAAAAAAACCGGCTGAGAAAATTGCGCATGAGAAAACCGCTCCTGTAAAGCCGGTCGTAAAAACTAAGATAGTGTACGTAAAAAAGCCGGTATATGTTTACAAGTATAAATACGTAAAAGTTCCAACCTCGGCGCACGCACCCAACCCCTTTAATTCTAAAGTTTATTATACGATACAGGTAGCGGCTCTTTCAAAATATTCGCAGGCTAAAGCTATGGCGGATAAATTAAATGCCATGGGTTTTTTTGCCTATATAGTTCCTATTTCCGTCAGCGGGAAATCAGGAAAAGCCGTTTACCAGCAGGTCAGAGTAGGAAAGTTCGCGACGGAACAAGGCGCAAAGTCGGTAGAAGGCGTAATTGCGCAGAAATTTAAAGTAAAGCCCTACGTAATAAAAGTAGATTAGAATAATGCATTGTTAGGTCTATTTTTATAACTCCTCCCAAAATTCTTTTTTACTTTTCTTTTTTTACTTCTTGACACTTTTTTAAAAATAATATATATTAATTAATAATTATTACTAAATTTAAAACCATTAATCATTAATAAAAAATAAGGAGGTATTTTTATGTGTGAAAGTTATGAAGAATTTGAAATTGCAGCTCTCGGAAAACAGGTTCCTTCTTTTGGGGAAATTAACACTTACGAGCCTAAAACCGGAGGATTCGGAAAATTTAGTTTAGAAGAAGCTAAAAAAGATAAAAAATGGACTATTTTAGTATTTTATCCTGCCGATTTTACCTTTGTGTGTCCTACCGAACTTGCGGATTATGCGGAAAAACAGGAAGAAATAGAAAAAATGGGCGGACGCATAGTTTCCGTCAGCACGGACACTCAATTTGTCCATATGGCTTGGCAGAGAGACGAAAAACTTTTAGAAAACGTAAAGTTTTCTATGGGAGCCGATCCGACCGGAAAAGTTTCGAGGCTGTTCGACGTTTACGACGAAGCGTCGGGACTTGCGTTAAG from Candidatus Acidulodesulfobacterium acidiphilum carries:
- a CDS encoding SPOR domain-containing protein, encoding MNLKKDKITAVIVFLTVIFIVFVFGLYIGKKFSSKSPKEGIIKESALKKGSGAFFPGSGKTQSGGVAAGSVKNIKFAPISKLSSLKKGKTGKKIKKPAEKIAHEKTAPVKPVVKTKIVYVKKPVYVYKYKYVKVPTSAHAPNPFNSKVYYTIQVAALSKYSQAKAMADKLNAMGFFAYIVPISVSGKSGKAVYQQVRVGKFATEQGAKSVEGVIAQKFKVKPYVIKVD
- a CDS encoding peroxiredoxin; amino-acid sequence: MCESYEEFEIAALGKQVPSFGEINTYEPKTGGFGKFSLEEAKKDKKWTILVFYPADFTFVCPTELADYAEKQEEIEKMGGRIVSVSTDTQFVHMAWQRDEKLLENVKFSMGADPTGKVSRLFDVYDEASGLALRGTFIINPEGVLVASEVNFYNVGRNADELVRKLEANIYVATHSDEVCPAKWHKGAKTIKPGPNAVGKVYEALK
- a CDS encoding Rne/Rng family ribonuclease; translated protein: MTTELVVSKDDFETRIALMEDGILTEIFIERDESTPKHGNIYKGKVTQVLPGIQASFIDIGWEKSAFLYAGDFYEIETADYDFFESESGLSEEADSGVTEMEKKNRKAKKGKKNHLTIDQLIKKNQEILVQIAKEPVKTKGARVTSHISLPGRFLVYMPTSSSIGISRKIKSDEEKKRLKSLVKKYRKEGTGFIIRTAAENASEIDIERDIKFLTNLWSDIYKKQTEAKAPKLIFKDISLSLRVLRDFLNKKFDKIIIDDKDEYQNIIDFLSIQSPEYLDILQLYKNKSGVSLFDSYGIEKEIAKSLNKKVWLKSGGYIIIDHAEALTAIDVNTGKFVGKRNFDDTILKTNLESAKEIAFQLRLRNIGGIIVIDFIDMNKESDKEKVYRTLEECLKKDRVKTTINKITELGLVEMTRKRTGNSLVSTFLEHCPMCEGSGMIKSAQTICFEVLRAVSAFAKKTKARKITVTVNPSVMGKLYENEKMLNALESKIKKKINIKMQDGFYPEYFEIL